The DNA window CTGGGAGAGGCAAAGAGTTGTGGAAGTAGCTTTGGAGCAGCCCGAACTCTCTCCAAGGGAGCTTGCTTATCACATCACAGACAAAGAGCGGTGGTATGTCTCAGAATCTACAGTTTACAGGATTCTTAAGAGTCATGGATTGATTACATCTCCTGCATACATGGTAATGAAAGCATCGGATTCATTCAGAGATAAGACCAAAAGAGTACATCAAATGTGGCAGACAGACTTTACCTATCTGAAAGTCATCGGTTGGGGAATGTATTACTTGTCCAGCATTCTTGATGATTACTCTCGTTATATTATCCACTGGGAACTATGTAGCAATATGACCGATAAGGATGTGGAAAGAAACATTATTGCAGCGATTCAGAAAGCAGGATTAGGGAAAAGTTATCGACCAAAACTTCTATCAGATAACGGTCCATGCTATAAGTCCGGTGAACTTAAAAGTTTTCTGGAAACACAGCAAATTACCCATGTGAATGGCAAGCCCTATCATCCACAGACACAAGGTAAGATTGAACGCTATCATCGCTCGATGAAAAATATCATCAAACTCGATGTGTATTACAGTCCAGATGAGTTAAAGGTAAGAATAGCTGAATGGGTGAACTGGTACAATAATCACAGGTATCATGAAGCACTCAACAACTTAACTCCATATCAGGTGTACTTTGGATTAGGTGAAAAGATTCTCAAACAGAGAAGACTCACCAAACAAAGAACTATGAAGAACAGAAAGAAAATGAATCAGAAAATTGTAACTTGAAATCAGGAAAACTGTCTCTTAACATTTTGTCCCAAATCTTTGAAGACATACAAGCAACACAATGCCGGTAAGGTTATTTCTACTAAATTTCAAAGACCACTTAAACTTATGGGATATCTGGCTGTGGATTCAAAAAAGAAAGCATTAAAACTGGAACGCTATTTTAAAGGTGGTTCAGGAAAAGCTTTTTTGAAAAAGAGGGTAATTTAAATCTGAATAGATCCGCACACTTCCGGCGCTTTTCCATACGCTTATACACGGACTAGTTAAGGGGAATTCTTTTATTTCTGCACTCTTCCTTTGATTTAATGAGTATGATATACAATCAATATACCTACTCAATCACAATTTCATAATCAATCTTCGCAGCCTTCCCGAGCATATAGCTGATACCGCAGTATTTTTCAAGCGATAAATTCACCGCTTTTCTGATTTTGGCTTCATCGAGATTATTGCCTTTAAACTTATAGGTAATATGAATCTTATCGTAATGTTTGGGGTGCTCCTCGGTCTGTCTCGCTTCTGCTTCGATTTCAAAATCAGTAACCTCCTGTCGCATTTTCTTTAATAAGGATATGACATCCATACCTGTGCAGCCGGTCATGGAAGACAACATTAATTTTTTGGGGCTTGGCCCCATATCCTGCCCTCCTACTTCGGGCTTGGCGTCCATTACTATATTAAACCCGCTCACATCCGATTTAAAACTCAGCCCTTCTGTCCATTTTGTGTTTACCTTATGTTCCATTTCTTTTTTTTATAAATCTAATCAAGTCAAGATATCTGAATGCAGCTTTTGTTACAAAAGTCCTGGTAGAAATAAAATTTAATCTCAACCTTGCACAAGTTTTCCAAAATTTCATCATCTAATCCAAATATCAGTTTAATTGAATTTTTATAATTCATGTATATACATATAAATTTGAGCTGAAATAAATCTAAAGACGAATTATTCTGTTCAAAATAAATAGAATCACACTATCTATGTACAAAGAACTACTCAGAAGAGTAAATAAAAACATAAAATTAAGCATCATTTTTTCAACATTGGCCTTCTCCTCGCTCATGGCACAAGAAGCAAAACCCATAATCGTAAAAGGCACAGTGATAGAAGCCAATAATCGGTCGCCAATACCCTATGCAACCGTCGCACTTATCGATAATTCCAATTCAAAACCTTTTTCCGGAACCACAACTGCCGATGATGGAAGCTTTGAGCTCAGGACGAAAAAAGACAATTTTTCAGTTCAGATAAGTTTTCTGGGTTTTGAGAAAAAAATCATTTCCGATCTGCCAGCTTCAGAAAAAATTATAGACTTAAAAGAAATTGTACTTCAGCCCAATTCCAAAAGTCTGGATGAGGTCGTGGTTCAGGCCGAGCGATCATCGGTGGAATTTCAATTGGATAAACGCGTATTTAATGTGGGCCAGGACATCAGCAGCACGGGTATGGGTGCGCTTGAACTGCTGAACAATGTGCCTTCTGTCAGTGTAGATCTTGAAGGCAATGTAAAACTGAGAGGAAATTCCGGTGTGCAATTATTGATCAATGGCAAACCTTCGGTACTTTCGGATGAAGGAAGTCAGGCTTTGAACAGCATTACTTCCGATATGGTTGAAAAAGTTGAGGTGATCACCAATCCTTCGGCGAAATATCAGGCTGAAGGCTCATCCGGAATTATCAATATCGTTTTGAGAAAACAAGAGAAAAAAGGCCTTAACGGATCGGTATCTGTCAATACGGGTTTACCTGATAACCACAGCATTGGCGGAAGTCTCAACAAGCGAACGGATAAATTCAACTTCTTTACCCAGTTTGGTGTAGGATACCGGTCAATTCCCACAATTACGAAAAATATCAATAATAACTTTGCTGAAAACAGCAGGATCGAAAGCAATGGTCAGGAATTCAGGAATGAACAATTCAGCAATATCACCCTTGGTTCCGACTATTACATTAATGATCAAAACACCATCACTCTTTCAGGAAGTTTTGCTTTTGAGGATGAATCTCAACCTTCGGAAACGGATTTCTACATCTTTGATGCAGGAAATTTGGTAAGCCAATACAAAAGAAATGAGGAAACCAGTGCAGGCAATCCCAAATACCAATACGACCTGCAGTACAAACGCGAATTCAAAAATAAAAAGGACCATGAATTGCAATTCAGCACCCTGGGAAGATTCTTTGGAAAAAAGCTCAATTCTGAATTTACCAATACCGATATAATCGGAACTCAAAATTTTAACCGACAACAAACTGAAACGGATTTTTATCAATCCGATTATACATTTAAACTCGATTACATCAATCCACTCAATGAAAATATCACCTTAGAAAGCGGAGCGCTTTATGAAAATAATGACGTTGGAAATGATTTTACGGTAAGGAATCTTGAAAATGGTGTCTTTGTTCCCGATTCCGGTCTCACCAATAATTT is part of the Hyphobacterium sp. CCMP332 genome and encodes:
- a CDS encoding IS3 family transposase (programmed frameshift) gives rise to the protein MKAKKSSTTSLIRDVKRKTRRKFSAEEKIRIVLEGMRGEESISEICRKESIHPNQYYKWSKDFMEAAKKRMQGDTQREANTDEVKELRAENDKLKKLVAELSLKNKVLKKFERTGIKISRYMRYSQSEKMEIIRIVEGSEIGVVRTLFELGIPKSTFYKWYGRYLEEGYDGLASRAKQQKRFWNKLPPWERQRVVEVALEQPELSPRELAYHITDKERWYVSESTVYRILKSHGLITSPAYMVMKASDSFRDKTKRVHQMWQTDFTYLKVIGWGMYYLSSILDDYSRYIIHWELCSNMTDKDVERNIIAAIQKAGLGKSYRPKLLSDNGPCYKSGELKSFLETQQITHVNGKPYHPQTQGKIERYHRSMKNIIKLDVYYSPDELKVRIAEWVNWYNNHRYHEALNNLTPYQVYFGLGEKILKQRRLTKQRTMKNRKKMNQKIVT
- a CDS encoding OsmC family protein, giving the protein MEHKVNTKWTEGLSFKSDVSGFNIVMDAKPEVGGQDMGPSPKKLMLSSMTGCTGMDVISLLKKMRQEVTDFEIEAEARQTEEHPKHYDKIHITYKFKGNNLDEAKIRKAVNLSLEKYCGISYMLGKAAKIDYEIVIE
- a CDS encoding TonB-dependent receptor yields the protein MYKELLRRVNKNIKLSIIFSTLAFSSLMAQEAKPIIVKGTVIEANNRSPIPYATVALIDNSNSKPFSGTTTADDGSFELRTKKDNFSVQISFLGFEKKIISDLPASEKIIDLKEIVLQPNSKSLDEVVVQAERSSVEFQLDKRVFNVGQDISSTGMGALELLNNVPSVSVDLEGNVKLRGNSGVQLLINGKPSVLSDEGSQALNSITSDMVEKVEVITNPSAKYQAEGSSGIINIVLRKQEKKGLNGSVSVNTGLPDNHSIGGSLNKRTDKFNFFTQFGVGYRSIPTITKNINNNFAENSRIESNGQEFRNEQFSNITLGSDYYINDQNTITLSGSFAFEDESQPSETDFYIFDAGNLVSQYKRNEETSAGNPKYQYDLQYKREFKNKKDHELQFSTLGRFFGKKLNSEFTNTDIIGTQNFNRQQTETDFYQSDYTFKLDYINPLNENITLESGALYENNDVGNDFTVRNLENGVFVPDSGLTNNFLWKQQVLGIYTTIAYEKNGWGVKVGLRPEITDLRTILETTGEENNQNYTNFFPSFHASYKLSQLLSLQIGYSKRIFRPRLWDLNPFFNIRNNFNIRRGNPDLLPEYADSYELTAIFNFEKFSLNSSVYYLYTTDVVERVSIIENNVNVTMPMNIGVNHKTGLEINGKYSPSRWLTFNGDFNYGFFQRKGTFEVSSFDFTGDQWSSRLNTKIKFPAQFDLELTGNYQSSYKTIQGSVSGYAFLNAGLRKKVMEGKLVINAAVQDMFATRIRESNLIQDDFDLYNYSRRGTFYTLGLSYSFGDGEAMVYSGRRR